The stretch of DNA tactgGCTTTTTATCCACATATAAAATGAATCTCGGAACAATTAATAGCCAGCTCTGGTATGTTTATGGTACCACTCCCACTTTCTGAGTTGGTTTAAATAATGGTTTGGCAATATTTTACCATGATGATGAACGTGACTGTGGGAGACAGTGGTTTTTGATGTCAGCTTAAATAATCAATGTCATGCCCCCAAAGAGGAGGTCTGTGATGTGAGCATACAAACAGCCATTTAGGATTCAAAGAGAATGACTCATCATCACTGTGATTCATAGTTTTCAGATCTGACATGTCACTCGGTGTGGTTGTCAGATATTAGTCTACAGTATCATGTGGGTTTAAAATAAAGTATCTCATTACTAATCTTTGAGGAAGGTGTAGggatgctttttttaaaaatattaaagataAATTAGCGTTGTTCAACATAGTGGTGAAGGACCTGGACTTGCAGCATAAAGGTTTCAGGTCCAATTTCCTGATCACTGTTTGTGTTCTCTTGAGTGATGTAATCGGCCTGAATTATTTGAACAAATGTACAGCTGTATACATTGTAAATGGGTCAAAATGAGCTTTCAtcatataaaatgtgaaatatgaatgtgagtgtgaagaaaaatgttctgtatttatgtcaagtagtgatatcaaaatgaaacgAGGTTACACCTAAGAATCTAGGACACATTGCCGTACACAAACAGTTCTCAACGTTTACTCAATTCTTCTGTGCACCTTCGCTCTggattttttccctctttgctATGTGAGGAGAAGTGGTGTTTCAAACTTTATGTGACTGATCCACGTCTGAAATGCTTAACATCAGATGGATGTTTGAGGGCACGGCCATGGGAGCTCTTAAATGCTAACTGAGTCCACAGCAATTTCTCATGGCTCAGTTAAACAGCTGGAGCTCATTCTATCAACATTTTATGGCAGCATGAGGGAAGGACCAGCCCGATGTGGGGAAAGCCTCACGCTCCCTGCAGTAGCTTCTCCAGATAACCCTTCTTGTTCAACTTTTCTCCCACAGGCTCTGACGAGGAGCCCTACAGCCCCGAGTCTTGGGCTCTGCAACCTCTGAAACAAGCAGTTCCCAGGCCAGCAGACCAAATTATTCGTCAACTGTTACCTCTTAACTTCTCCTCATTTCTTGAACAGGAACAGTGATTTAAGGAGGCCTCTGTGAAAACTCTTGTATGTCTTCCCTTCTGGTCGCACAAGACCAGCCTGCCACAAGGCCACACCAGCTATCATGGTGACAGGGCCCAGCTCTCAGTCCTGTACAGGTGCAGGGTGTGCCTTGCCAATCTGGAAACTGGTGGATGGCAAGCCTGCCATTCCAATATCTAGCAAAAGCATTGTTAATCACCGTGGATAAGACTGTTTGCTAAGCTGGTGAATATTAACTCAATTAGTTTCATTGACTCAGAGATTTCTGTCTTTACTACAGTGATAGAAATtcttaaataaaagcaattcaAAGGAAGGAAAATCCCACACTGTcaataacaacaaacaacaaaacaacaaaatctcCCCTGTTGCATGTTATATAATAATGTGCTAATAATCTGCAATTCCCCAATTTGCGACTGACTTTTGTCAAAAGTTGCACGTGCTAATGTGACATACATAAGGGACAGTGTGCCAATGACAGGATTTGTGTCGATGACGGAAAGGTAAATGTGGTTCCCACGCGACCCACTTACAATTTCCCAGTGACCCTCAATTTTCTCTCCGTGTTCCGAGGAAGACCACAGCGATCAAGGAAATGCTCCGAAATGTGAAGTCCATGAGACAGGTATAAAGCAGGTACCCGCACTGACAGAGAAGACAGCGAGGACAGGTTCCCTCAGCCAAGAGAAGACAGCAATCGTTTCCAGCTTCAAACGCGAACCTTCTCAGCGATGGCGAAAGTGGGCATGGCCGCtccagctctgctgctgctcctggtgGCATTGGTGTCTGAGGGTGAAATGGGTAAGTAGGACATCTACTTTTATGTTACCAGAGTAAAGTGACTAGTCTACAGCGTAGTTACCAGCAGGGCTTATTCATAGGAAATCATTATGAAACTGGGTGGTTTCAACTTTATTATCAAAATGTCTGAAGATCCATAATGTCTACTTGTTCTATTTTGCAGATGACTATACGCTGTAACATTGTAATGTATCTTGTGTGATACTGCATGTGGACTTCCACTTCCtgacaatatataaatattcaaatatttaaatatgttaatgtgtgcatttttccaCACAGGTCCTGTGAGATGCTGTTTATCTTACAGTGAAAAACCTTTCCCCGTTGCTCTGTTACACCACTATCACATCCAGGACATCAGAGGTTCCTGTAACATTGATGCTGTGGTGTAAGTAATCATGCTAGTTTTTCAATGCCATTTCCATGAAGGGTTTGAGGCCATTTGACAGGCTTGAGgccatttgacatttgacattctTAAAAGCATAATATTAATCTCAGCCAGTGGGCAGACTTACCTACAGGAATGGGTAACTTTTTATGTCAAAACCTTTTATTAACCATGACCTATCATGTTATTAACACATTATTAGCACATATTAGCAGTGAACAGGCACTGCAATATTGGTGAATTTATACAGCAGCTTTGTTGCTTTACACCATTAATCAATGTTACATG from Megalops cyprinoides isolate fMegCyp1 chromosome 20, fMegCyp1.pri, whole genome shotgun sequence encodes:
- the LOC118795977 gene encoding C-C motif chemokine 19-like — translated: MAKVGMAAPALLLLLVALVSEGEMGPVRCCLSYSEKPFPVALLHHYHIQDIRGSCNIDAVVFTTVRGRKICANPNDQWVQEAMEHIQDKKGA